The DNA window CGTCTGGGCGATCCCGCACGCGAGCCGCCACCGCGCCAGCGCGGGGCGGTAATGGTGCCGATGGCCGGCTTGGGCTCGCGCTTCGCCCAAGCGGGCTACGACGAGCCCAAGCCGCTGATCGAGGTCTCCGGCGAGCCGATGGTGGTGCAGGCGGCGCGCGACCTGCCCGAGCCGGGGCGGCGCGTGTTCGTCCAGCGCCGCGACCTGCCCGGGCGCGAACGGGTGGCGCAGACGCTGCGCGAGCGCTTTCCCGATTGCGCCCTGGTCGACCTGGAGCAGGTCACCGACGGCCAGGCGCGCACCTGCCTGCAGGGCTTGGACGGCATCGATCCGCAGCAGCCGCTGACGATCGGCGCCTGCGACAACGGCGCGTTGTTCGATCCGCAGGCGCTGGCCGGTCTGCTCGGCGAGGACGGCGGCGCCGACGTGCTGGTCTGGGTCGCCCGCGGCTATCCCGGTGCGGCCCGGCGACCTCAGCACTACGGCTGGGTCGACGAGGCCGAGGGCCGGGTAAAGGCGGTCTCGGTCAAAAAGCCGCTGGCCGACCCGGCGCGCGATCCGATCGTGCTCGGCACTTTCAGTTTCCGCCGCGCCGGCGATTTCGTCGCCGCGGCCGAGGCCATGATCGCCCGCGACGGACGCGTGAACGGCGAGTTCTACATCGACGAGTGCATCAACGATGCGATCGCGATGGGGCTGTCGTGCCGCGTGTTCGAAGTGTCGCACTATCTGTGCTGGGGCACGCCGGACGACCTGCGCACGTACGAGTACTGGCAGTCTTGCTTCCACAAATGGCCGACGCATCCGTATCGGCTGGAGCGCGACCCTCGCGTGGCCGAGCATGCGCGCGCCGGGCTGGAAAATCGCTATCGCATGCGCCGGCCGGAGCGCGCCTCGTGGTGAACGCGACCGCCGCCGCCGGGTTCGGGCGCCTGCGCGGCGAACTGCTGCGCTTCGTGTTGGTCGGCGGAACGTCCGCGGCGATCACTTTCTCGATCTACCGCGGGCTGATGCTGTTCGGCGCGTCGCCGCACCCGGCGCTGGCGCTGGGCTTCGTCGCCGGCACGGTATTCAGCTTCTTCGCCAATCGCTTGTTCACCTTCAGCCTGGCCGTCCCGATGCGGCGCAGCGAGGTGTTGCGGTTCGTGCTTGTCTACGCCACCGCGCTGGGCGCCCACGTCGGCGTCAACGCGCTGATGCTGGCCTGGCTGGGCCGGGGCGAGGTCGGCATCGCGGTGTCGTTCGCGATCGCTACTTGTGTGTCTACCGCGACGACCTTCGCCGGCATGAAATGGTTCGCCTTCGCCGGCGACGCGCCTCCGCCCGCCGCGGCTCCGGCGCGCTCCGGGCATGACCCGGCCGCCGGCGTCGCTGTGGCGCGCCCGCGCTTGTCGCTGGTGATTCCCTGCTACAACGAAGCGGCCAACCTGCCCTTGCTGGTGCAGCGTCTGCGCGAGAGCTTTCTCGACGAGCGCAGCGAAGTGATCCTGGTCGACAACGGATCGACCGACGACTCGCCGGCGGTGTTGGCGGCCCTGCTGGACGGGCAGGCGCGCATTCGCAGCCTGCGGGTCGAGCGCAATCAGGGCTATGGCTACGGCATCCTCGCCGGACTGGAGGCTGCGCAGGGCGAACTGCTGGGCTGGACTCATGCCGATCTGCAGACCGATCCGGTCGACGCCCTGCGTGGGTTGGAATTGTTCGCGTCCGGTGCCGAAGCGTGTTTCGTCAAAGGCCGTCGTTACGGTCGGCCCGCGGGCGATGCGATCTTCACCGTCGGCATGTCGCTGTTCGAGACCGTGCTGCTCGGCCGGCCGATGTGGGACATCAACGCCCAGCCGACCCTGTTCCCACGCGACTTCTTCCGGCGCTGGAACGATCCGCCGCACGACTTCGCCCTGGATCTGTACGCCTACCACCAGGCGCGGCGGTGCGGCCTGGACGTGCGTCGCTTCCCGGTACGGTTCGGCCCGCGCGCGCACGGCCGCTCGCACTGGAACGTCGACTGGCGCGCCAAGCTGCGCTTCATCCGCCGCACCGTCGACTTCAGCTGGCGCTTGCGCCGCGGACTCGGCGCGCGCTGACCCTCTCGCTATCGGATACCGCCATGTTCCTGCCGAGCACCTATTTCCCGACCCACGAAGAGAACCGCTTCGCCAACGAGGGCGATGTCGGCCGCGCGCGCGAGTTCTTCCTCAAGCATCGGCCGCGCAACCTCGAATTCCTGCTGCGCAAGCGCTACGAGTGGATGAACGCCTACATTCAGCCGGGGCAGCGGGTGGTCGAGTTCGGCGCCGGTTCGGGGCTGAGCAAGGAATTCATCCGCCACGACAACTTCCGCCTGACCGACGTCGAGCCGCGGCCCTGGGTCGACGACGTCGCCGACGCGATGGACCCGCCGCAGGCCGACGGCTCCATCGACGTAGCGGTGTTCAGCCACATGATCCATCACCTGCCCAACCCGGTGCGCTTTTTCGAGGGTATCCAGCGCAAGCTGGCGCCGGGCGGGCTGATCCTGATCCAGGAGCTCAATACCTGCTTCCTGTTGCGCCTGGCGCTGCGGGCGATGCGCCACGAGGGCTGGTCCTACGACGTCGACGTGTTCGACCCGGACGTGGTGGCCAACGACCCGCGCGACCCCTGGTCGGCGAACTGCGCGATCCCACAGCTGCTGTTCCGCGACGAGGCCGAGTTCCGCCGCCGACTGCCGGGCCTGACGATCGAGCGCAACGAGCTCAACGAGTGTTTCGTGTTCCTGGTCTCCGGCGGCGTGGTGGTGCAGGCCAAGACCGTCGAGCTGCCGGAGTTCGCGCTCAAGGCCATCGACGCCGCGGACCGCCTGCTGGTCGGGCTGCTGCCGTCGGTGTTCGCGATGGGCCGCTCGATCGTGTTGCGCAAGGCGGCGAACGCATGATCCTGGTGCGCCACCGCCGCAATACTCTGGCCGAGCTGCGCGCGACCGCGCCCGAGCTCGGCGTCGAGCTGGACCTGCGCAGCCGCGGCGATGAGCTGATCGTGCATCACGACGCCTTCGTCGAGGGCGAGCGCTTCCGGGACTGGCTGGCCGGCTACCGCCATCGGCTGCTGATTCTCAACGTGAAGGAGGAAGGACTGGAGGAGCGGCTGATCGCGCTGATGCGCGCGCACGGCATCGAGGACTACTTCTTTCTCGACCAGTCGTTCCCGTTCCTGATCCGCACCGCACGCAACGGCGAGCGCCGCTGCGCGGTGCGGGTATCGGAGTTCGAGTCGATCGATACCGCGCTGAGTCTGGCCGGATGCATCGACTGGGTCTGGGTCGACTGCTTCAGCCGCTTCCCGCTCGACGGCGCACAAGCGCGGCGCTTGCGCGAAGCCGGTCTGCGCCTGTGCCTGGTGTCGCCGGAACTGCAGGGGCGCGAAGCGGCGAGCGAGATCCCGGCGCTGCGGGCCCTGCTGGCGCGCGAAGGCATCGTCGCCGATGCGGTCTGCACCAAGGAACCGGATCTTTGGCGATGAGCGCGCAGCGGATCTGGCACGACCCGGTGTTCCGATGGGGGCTGGCGTTCAAGCTGGCGCTGGCGGCCTTGTTGGTGCCGCAGATCCAGCAAGCCTGGTTCGTGCCGTTCGTGCGCCACGCGCTGCTGCAACCGGCCTGGGACCCGTGGTCGGCGTTTCTCGCCGACGGCGGCGAGGCGATGGCCTACCCCTACGGACCGGTGATGCTGCTGGCCCACATGCCCAGCACTGCGCTGGGCCTGCTGGCCGATGCGGCGCTGGGCTCGGCCTATGCCAGCGGCTTGGGGTTCCGGCTCGGCCTGCTCGGCGCCGACCTGTGCGCGCTGGCGTTGCTGGCGCGGCTGTGGCCGGAGCGGCCGCGGCAACTGCTGTGGCTGTACTGGTGGTCGCCGATCGTGCTG is part of the Lysobacter firmicutimachus genome and encodes:
- a CDS encoding NTP transferase domain-containing protein; the protein is MQIVVPMSGFGERFRRAGYRVPKPLIEVDGKPIIGHVVDLFPGETEFVFVCNRDHLGEPAYRMAEILQEHCPSGRIVAIAPHKLGPVNAVLQAIDAIDPAPPTLVNYCDFSCSWDYADFKDFVAASGCDGAIPCYTGFHPHMMGSTNYAYVRSERGRVLDIQEKRPYTDRPQSEFASSGSYYFASGALMRDAFERTMARPDLELGGERYVSLAYKPLLEDGRRIAVYELNHFMQWGTPQDLEEYRYWSDAFRRLGDPAREPPPRQRGAVMVPMAGLGSRFAQAGYDEPKPLIEVSGEPMVVQAARDLPEPGRRVFVQRRDLPGRERVAQTLRERFPDCALVDLEQVTDGQARTCLQGLDGIDPQQPLTIGACDNGALFDPQALAGLLGEDGGADVLVWVARGYPGAARRPQHYGWVDEAEGRVKAVSVKKPLADPARDPIVLGTFSFRRAGDFVAAAEAMIARDGRVNGEFYIDECINDAIAMGLSCRVFEVSHYLCWGTPDDLRTYEYWQSCFHKWPTHPYRLERDPRVAEHARAGLENRYRMRRPERASW
- a CDS encoding glycosyltransferase; its protein translation is MNATAAAGFGRLRGELLRFVLVGGTSAAITFSIYRGLMLFGASPHPALALGFVAGTVFSFFANRLFTFSLAVPMRRSEVLRFVLVYATALGAHVGVNALMLAWLGRGEVGIAVSFAIATCVSTATTFAGMKWFAFAGDAPPPAAAPARSGHDPAAGVAVARPRLSLVIPCYNEAANLPLLVQRLRESFLDERSEVILVDNGSTDDSPAVLAALLDGQARIRSLRVERNQGYGYGILAGLEAAQGELLGWTHADLQTDPVDALRGLELFASGAEACFVKGRRYGRPAGDAIFTVGMSLFETVLLGRPMWDINAQPTLFPRDFFRRWNDPPHDFALDLYAYHQARRCGLDVRRFPVRFGPRAHGRSHWNVDWRAKLRFIRRTVDFSWRLRRGLGAR
- a CDS encoding class I SAM-dependent methyltransferase; the protein is MFLPSTYFPTHEENRFANEGDVGRAREFFLKHRPRNLEFLLRKRYEWMNAYIQPGQRVVEFGAGSGLSKEFIRHDNFRLTDVEPRPWVDDVADAMDPPQADGSIDVAVFSHMIHHLPNPVRFFEGIQRKLAPGGLILIQELNTCFLLRLALRAMRHEGWSYDVDVFDPDVVANDPRDPWSANCAIPQLLFRDEAEFRRRLPGLTIERNELNECFVFLVSGGVVVQAKTVELPEFALKAIDAADRLLVGLLPSVFAMGRSIVLRKAANA
- a CDS encoding phosphatidylinositol-specific phospholipase C/glycerophosphodiester phosphodiesterase family protein is translated as MILVRHRRNTLAELRATAPELGVELDLRSRGDELIVHHDAFVEGERFRDWLAGYRHRLLILNVKEEGLEERLIALMRAHGIEDYFFLDQSFPFLIRTARNGERRCAVRVSEFESIDTALSLAGCIDWVWVDCFSRFPLDGAQARRLREAGLRLCLVSPELQGREAASEIPALRALLAREGIVADAVCTKEPDLWR